DNA from Musa acuminata AAA Group cultivar baxijiao chromosome BXJ1-5, Cavendish_Baxijiao_AAA, whole genome shotgun sequence:
ATAACAAATGGGAGAAATAGGGATGAtaataatcgcttcgaggggatcggaccctccttgatcactgaggggatcggccttgatcgcttcgaggggatcgagaaTAGTATTTttgatagattactgaaaagaagcagttacatccttatttatagagttccacctagagtccatcaggacttgaactctaataataaataaatattaaataaacctctactcgaCTCTGActaaaccaaatcgactcaataaacaactggactaaacagactcaataaacattattcaaaagcttagaaatagGGTCCTAACGGAAACATTGTCGAGAAATCGTCAAAAGTTCGTCAAaatatcgtcggaagctcgctggaagaaacctagactaatcagacttatttagcttagtgtatgtcttaaaatttatagttatcacataatttggttggaattgggctaactcaattagggactaattgggcctaagtttaggttgtgttgggccaagtgaaatgctcaaatagtgacccaacatatgaaaccgtcgtggcacaatctctaagactgtgtcaggcggtggtaccaccaaaacacagtctccgagagactgtcaggtggtgttaccactagactgggcgatggtactactagactgggcaatggtaccgcctagtgtcaatgtcagtgtcaatgctgtaggcggtggtaccacctagcacaggcagtagtaccacccagcacaagcggtggtaccgccagtacccgaaAATCATGGATGAAACTCTTTTagactctaaatttgaatccacttgaggcctataaatacccctctcatccctggttaacatatataagaattgagagtaaaaatgAAGAAAACCgttgttataatcttgtgagaacttctCTAAAAGGACTAAGTATTAGTGTAGTTTaatagaggagtaagtgggggtgtaaaggttctctcctaaacctgtcaaaaggagaattgagttataatagtagttgatcttcgcctattgaaggaagatcattagtagatgtcggtagcctcaatggaagaggaatcggtggagtggatgtaggtcacgacgaccgaaccactataaattggtttgcatttctgttttgctatttagctTTATTGCAACCTACTTTCAAAATTGACGTTTTTATCCTctatactaattcacctcccctcttaatgccgactcgaTTCTAACACCGTGTACccaaaattttggggatttaaatttttgattcTATTGTTAAAGCTTtcttgggcctataaatatcctatttAGCTTGATCAATGGAATATCCATTCTTGAGTTTGTAAAGTATTGTAACTCTCTCTTTAAGTattgtttgagtctcttcctccctcTTGAGTTTAGTTATGATACTAAGTTATAGGAGGTGAAAGATCTCTTGTAAAAGAATAATTATATAGATTCCCTTCTAagcttataaaaaagaaaaaaattgtaataagggtagttgatcttcgtccgttggaaagaagatcaatagtgaaagccgattgattgcctcaatggaagaggaatcgagagtagatgtaggtcagaaagatcaaactactataaatcagtttgtattTCTTCTCTTACTCGTGACTTCTGTTTGTGCTTACTTACTTATTATCATTCACCTTACTCAAATGTTTATTTGCGCTCAATATTTGGTTCATCATATTTCTAATACGAATTTTATGATCGAGCTTTAAAATAagttaaaatttactataacacTAATTCACCATCTGACATTAAGAACCTAATAGTTCTCACTCATGCCTAGTAGCCCAACAATAGCACAAAATCCATAATTTTCATCAGCTTCAACATCTCTAATAAGTCGAACATAGTCTAAATAACCTGCAGGAAAAACAATACGCATAATTGTAAACGTTGTACCCTCTAACAATTGCTATTCTTTTATTTTGTCGTGGATGTTGTACCCTCAATTTCGACTTCATTAAGATAGTTGTACTTATAGTAGCCAGAGATGTAGTATCTTGAGCGAACTCTATAATCTCAAAGAAAACTGGATATTGCTGGGACAACCTTTCGTCTTTGAAAGCTCATATAGTTGATGGTTCAACGAATTCCGTGAGCTATATCACTTGCATTGAACTCTTCCATAATACGATCCAACTCAGGTGGAAAGGTGTAAGATTCAAGTCATATACTACTTCTTCAACAGGATTTCACTTCAAGTCAAGCTTCCTCCGATGGCGATCAATTGCCGACAAAGGAATAGGGTAACATGAGCTCTTATTCTCTGCAATCTCATAGGTGCCTCTCACAATACAGCCACAAGCTTCTTTATCTACTTGTATATTCTCGATTATCTGTgataattacaatatcatatttaaTGCATTCTTAGATACGACGCCCTTTAAATTCTAAACTAAGCCATTCACAGCATGGATCTTCTTGGGAAGGACCAAGATACCTCCTTTAAACTTCCCATGAGCATTCTGTCCAAATGTTATGAATCTGCATTGTTCTTCGTAAAGAAGCTATTCTACTTAGTAAGTGTTTGGAAATATACCTATTAGTTGTtaggtttttttctttttgtaattagTCAACTACACAGATCCAACATAGGATGCGTATATaaacacatttcaaatatgaattgatGTTGGGTGAATTTTATTTAAATCGCATCTAGTTTACATGCTGCATTAAAAAAAGCTCAAATGCTGATGCTTCGTATCTTAGGGTTATTACATTAGCATCTCAGCATTTTCAGGATGCTCATATAATTCTTTAAATTTTGAAAGATCCTATGACTTTATCTAAAATTACAAAGTTGCCAAGATGATTTAGTGTGAAAtaaacatgatttatattttatataagttgagactttatttatttatttatttatttatttatttatttttaaaaattattttatattgatttctatgattatattattCCTTATATATTTGagccatataaatttttttataagattaaatgcatttatttatttactcattaatttaaataatatatatatatatatatatatatatatatatatatatatatatatatgttaacttttgaataaatattaaaaacataTAATATTCAATggatttttgaaatataattttaccaagcaACACTTACAtcaatgcatatttaaaatatagttttatctattatttaccaAGCAACACTGGATGCATTTCACAACTGCACATTCATTCAAAGCAAGTGTTCCCAAATGTATTCATACTCAGCTTCATTAAAAGATTATTAATACTAGAAGGTTCCAACTTGACATAAATTCCTCTGCTTCATTCTTTATATGAAATATCATTTTGTAATTAGTTAGGATATTATTGGATATATGCCACCTGCATAACAATAACACTAGATGATGATATTAAGCTACATAGTCTCTCCATTGCCTAGATGATGATATATGCCACCTGCATAACAATAACTTCTGATCCGAAGCTAGCGGTGGTacccagaaaaaaaaagaaaatctaaattttgcttttttttcatttttaagaAATAATGGACATCTATTTTTGCTCTTTGAAATGCAAATTTAGAACACAAAACAAACATAATAAACATAAAGTGTGTTGATCGGACCTACAGATGATTGTTTATAGATGCATTCAGTAAAGATCTTACAGCTGTTTACAAAATGAATTTAACAAAGATTTTAGCTCCAAGTTCACAAAAATATCAACATtctctttataaaaataaaaagacccTAAATAAAAGATTCCAAGATGCAGCGATTTCATCTTTACAAGACATCCAGAAATCTCTGTTTTCTAAGGAAATTATTCTCACCGCCAAGCAGTAAGCAGAGTCACAGCGTTCATATCAAGACAAGGTTCAGGTAGAAAGGAGCAAGTTCGATTGAGCTTAACTTAAAAATCCCAACTTGAAAGTTCAAGGAGACATGATAACTACAATAACTTGGTGATAGAAATATGGTTACACCCTGATTGTTTCTCGACTCCCTGGCAAAAGGAACCCACAATCGACCTCAGAAGCCAGATTCGAAGACGCTGTGATAATCCACTTCAATCTTCGTCTCTCTCTGGTGGAAGACCACAGGGCAACAACATTTTCTGCAAGGAAAGACATTTAAGTTACGTCGCAAGCGGCTTGTcggaagaaacaagaaaaatgcAAAACTACTGACATAGTAAATTACTATGCCTAGTCCAGCAGTAAAATAGGACCAAAAAGAAGGGTTCTTTTCGAGATGGCATCGAATGCTAGCATAGTTGACCTAGTACTCGTCCAGAAAgctaaatatttttgtttatcAAAGGAAACTTTTGAAGAACAAGGAAATAAAAGTATAGGTAGATAGCAATCCACTTGGTGAAACAAAAACACAGGGCAAGAATTAGCTTTTTAGAAAAGAAATATCATTAGCCTAGTCCTAGTAGCATAAACTAGTTGTAGAGACAGtaacaatcatcaaaagtttaatgCAAGCTCAAAAAGGAATCACAAACTATGTCAAAAAAAATAATGTTTAACCAATTAGGCAATTACAATCTAGTCAATGTTCAACAATGAAATTATTGACTCCTATTTCTCTTAAACAAATCAATCAAAGCAGGCTGAAATAGAAATCACAAATTATGTCCTAGTACAATATTTAACCAATTAGAATCTAATTAATGATTCAACGACAAAACTATTGACCCCTATCTCTCATGAACAAATCAAATAAACCCCATGGTGAGAACACATCGAAAGAAGTAATCAGGTCCTTTCCAATACCATCATTCATGTTGCCTATGGCCTTAATAACGGGACAGGATGATTCTCTTTAAGAAACTGGAATAACTAACTTTGTGATATTAGCAAGCCATCAGCGAGATTCTGTGCAGCATGGATAGAGATAATGGAATGACGCGATATGAATACACCAACCCGCTGGACCTTATAAATATCATACAAAATATGGGCACAGACATGTAAAGAAAATGTATTTGAACTTTTTGATAGCGTGGCACTGTTATGTTTAAGATATAGCATGAATGCCACTATATCGGTAGATTCATCTCAGCCATAgagaaaacaaaatttaacagCTTGGCTAAGACATAATAGAATTGTGGGTATTACACAAACATGCTACGAAATATATTTTCAATGACTTCTCAACAAAAACAATGAAccatattaaaagaaaattccTTATACTAATCTTATTACCCACCAGATAAATTAGGTTATTAACCTGTATGAGTCATATAATAAATGGTTTTTGCCAAACTACCACAAATCATCTTTGAGGTTTGGCGGTGGTTTAGCGCATAGCAGGTGCAGAATATGTACAACTGATAAATGATGCAAGCTACACTAAAGAATAAATAGAACAATGCCTCACTTGCATAAAATTGTAGCGTTCCCTTCCAATTGATTCATTTTCAGCAACCGCAAAATATGCCAGGATAGGGTAGTGACCGATATATGATGCATAACTATCACGCTGGATGTTCACTGCCCATTCACTGTAACATTAAGAAATATAACCAGTAGGAAATTTATACAGCAACCTCTACATAGGAAACAAGCATGTCTAACAACGATTTGGAAGCTTACAATCTACTCAAGTCAGCATGCCCTGTTCCAACATATTTAGCTTGAAGATGCTCGAGCTGAGAATTAATGTTGAATCTGTCGCTAGCCTGCACACAACAGAGTAATTATGCAATATTCAgtcgaaaaaaaaaaaccttaatccAAAAAAGGGCAATATACAAGCAAGCTATCATCTTGCTATGCATGAAATAACTCGGTTAAGTTTTGGACCCACAAACGATCTGCATCTAAAATCCCTTCATGAGTTTCGAACACACAAGTTTGACTTCACCAAACACCAACAATCAAGTGTTTTACCACCATATATCTAAATTATTCGTACAGAGAGTAATCATGAAGCACAGAGACAGTGTTACAGAACTTATCTTGGTGAGACATCTGACGATTATTAGAATCGATGGAGACGTTACGCAGACAAGGAAAGTAAATCAAGAAAAGCACATCACGAACACAGAAGAGGAACAGGGAGAGGAGATAGTAAAACCAGACAAGTGCACAACAAGTTTTTGTGATCGAAACCAATACGGATATGATAAGTGAAAGAAAGAGATGTAGGCACCTTCAAATCCATCTTCCGCTATGTTCTCGCGGGTCGCCGGAGAGGGAGATTGGAGGACGCCTGCGAGGTGTTAAGTCACGAGATTAGGGCTCCGTTCCTTCCAGTAGCCGACACCAACAAAATAGTGGGCCTAAATGGACCGGGCTTGGGCTTTTGCTGCTATGCCCATGGTCGAAGATTCCCATACCCATGACGGAGAGCGCAGCAGCAGCAACCATACTCGCCAGAATCGACGGGTGCAGTAAAAGTCAACGGTGTTCGGCGGCCGTGAATCAAACGTGAGTCAACTCCAATAGGCGTTGACTTACTTATTGCCTGCTTTGAATAGGAACAATGAGAAGAAAGAAATCCATCACAATTCTTGGAATCAAGATGGTATGAACAATGAAGCTAACAGTAGGCTACAGAAAATGTAATTGATCTCAAGTAATCAGAGAATATAATTCACAGTAATAAACTTGACCAAGCAACTGATAATTTTcacatcaaaatattaactttaattacttttttttctcggaaaaaaaaaagagttgtagGCAAGAGAAAAATTACATTTCTGTTATAAGCAAGAACAGATATCTATACAGACAACACTATGAACAGATACCTATACAGACAATActatacacaaatgaaaaaggaaTTACCGCTTTACAACTCTGGTCTTGAGCCAAAATCCAACAAGCTTCTATGTGAGCTGTGATATCATCAGCCATGGAAACTTAGGAGGGGGCAAGAGAGTCTCTCTACGATCCAGCTTCCATTTATGTGGTACCAAATCTTAATGATAGGAATGCTTTGGTAGTGCTGTCTCCATTCCCGGAGCTTCTCCACCAGCTCATCAGGCATGTCTTCGAGCTCCAGTTTCTGCAAACcactgaggctctgaatccctctggGAATCGTCTGCAACTGGCTGCATCTCACCAGTGTCAGCTCCTGAAGGCTTTCCAGGGCGGTCCCCTCGATTTCTATGCAGTTTAGGTGCGCCATGTCGCACAGTCCCAGTGACTTGAGCTTGCACAGCGATCCTGCAGGGAAGCGCAGTGCGTTCCCCTCGAACGCTTGCATGAGGAAGAGCGAGACCAGATTGGGCGACGCCATGAGCGCGGACACTGCGTTCTTCTTTGAGTCTTGACATCTTCAGCACCAGGTGAGTGAGATTTGCAAGCCGCTCCAGCTTCTTCCGGCGACGATGTAGTTGTACTCATCGATGATGTCTTCGATCTCATACGCCACATCTTGAATCTGCTTGGCCCATGTACTCAGAGGCTGCTCGTGGTCTCCTCTGTATGCGCTCGTGCACCTGAGGAATTCGTTCCTGACCTCGAGCTCCCTTCCGATCTGAACCATCTTGCCCCGAACTTTCCCCGAACGCTTCATGAGCGAGTCCAGCCGGCGAAACGCCGCTGCAGCTACAGCTTCCGTGATCTTCTCGGTTAGGCATGCGATAGCAATCTCTGCAATTCTTTCTCTAACGATCTCGGAAGACGGAGGCCATGACTACAGAGGTATTTTATTGATTatcctattttaaaatatataccaAATTATTCTTTTCCATAACACTCCAAGTTGACAGATTGATCGAAATACGAAATGAAGTGGGGAGACTGAACAATCCTACAGCTGCATTCTGGTCCTTCTCACAAAGAAAGAACTTGTCTGAGCCCTTATTTTTGCAGTATTGCTGAGGAGAATGGGCATCAAAAGCAAGTTCTTTAAGCCACTAGGCACGTCTGCAAGACATTTCTTTTCATATTTGAAGTGAGAATTCACCTGTTGTTAAAGCAATTTActtgatttttttgttttcttttttttttttaatcagatCGATAATAAAATGTTTGCAGCAATATTAAGGTCTTCTCGATGATATACATAGAAATTATATTTTACTTGGAAAATTTATTTCTGATGATTTTCACAATGTAAAAAAAAGATTagggaaataaataaataaaattaacaaGGCAAGCTTTATACAATCCCTACTCCATTCTccattttacatatatatacatatacatatacatatacatatacatatatatatacatatatatatacatatatacatatatatatatatataatgtgactTAATCAAAGTTAGTTCTACAAATGAGGTTTTTACAATCATGAATAGGCCGTAGAAAAAATGCCACATGAACCAAATTGGCCAGTTTCCAACACCACCTTCTAATGtacatacaaaagaaaaaaaaaacaccttAAATGCAATAACcagtctctctttttcttttccttgttcACTTCTTTATACAGCCTCTAATGTTAAATCAGTTACTAAGGTACTACTACACATCAACAGATCCAATGGGTGTTGACTCAGGTGGAGATCATTTGCAGCTCATGAGTACAGAATTTATAACGTGCATAACCAAACGCATGTTAGTTGCTTCAGAAGCAGTGGCACTGGGAAGTGATCTTTGGTGGACTAGTATACTGTAAACCTGCTCAAAGATTGGCCGAACGTAAGATGTGATTGTTGGATCTGCTGGGTTGATCACTACAGCCACATCGGTCATCCAACCCAATTTCCTTGGTGTCTCGATGCTGATGTCACATGCTAGCTGCTGCAGAAGAGCCAAAAGAACTCCTTGACTCAGGGGAAGTGGCACGGTGTAACATATGG
Protein-coding regions in this window:
- the LOC135673013 gene encoding uncharacterized protein At4g14342-like, with the translated sequence MDLKASDRFNINSQLEHLQAKYVGTGHADLSRFEWAVNIQRDSYASYIGHYPILAYFAVAENESIGRERYNFMQKMLLPCGLPPERDED